One window from the genome of Sporichthyaceae bacterium encodes:
- a CDS encoding ACP S-malonyltransferase gives MLAIVAPGQGAQTPGFLAPWLELPAVATRLEWLSTVSGLDLVALGTKGDAEEIKDTAVAQPLLVAAGLAALGELLPDGGTAGVGLLAGHSVGELTVAAAAGVLTAEQAMVLVRERGRAMAAAAAITPTGMTAVLGGDREAVLAKLAEHGLIPANDNGAGQLVAAGTKDQLAALAADAPEKARLIPLSVAGAFHTAHMSSAVHHLTDLSGSITPGDPTTKLLSNADGAVVATGAEFLTHLVNQVSNPVRWDRCMTTMMDLGVTGLIELLPGGTLTGLAKRGMRGVTGVAVKTPEDLDAARELLREGGPS, from the coding sequence GTGCTTGCGATCGTGGCGCCCGGACAGGGCGCGCAGACCCCCGGATTCCTCGCTCCCTGGCTGGAGCTGCCCGCCGTCGCCACCCGATTGGAGTGGTTGTCCACGGTCAGCGGGCTGGACCTGGTGGCGCTGGGCACCAAGGGCGACGCCGAGGAGATCAAGGACACCGCGGTCGCCCAACCGTTGCTGGTGGCCGCGGGCCTGGCCGCGCTCGGCGAACTGCTCCCGGACGGCGGCACCGCCGGCGTGGGTCTGTTGGCCGGACACAGTGTCGGCGAGCTGACCGTGGCCGCCGCGGCCGGCGTACTGACCGCGGAGCAGGCCATGGTGCTGGTCCGCGAGCGCGGCCGGGCCATGGCCGCCGCCGCCGCGATCACCCCCACCGGCATGACCGCGGTGCTCGGTGGGGACCGCGAGGCGGTGCTGGCCAAGCTCGCCGAACACGGCCTGATCCCGGCCAACGACAACGGCGCGGGCCAACTCGTGGCCGCGGGCACCAAGGATCAGCTCGCCGCGCTGGCCGCCGACGCCCCGGAGAAGGCCCGACTGATCCCGCTGTCAGTGGCCGGCGCCTTCCACACCGCGCACATGTCCTCCGCGGTGCATCACCTGACCGACCTCAGCGGCTCGATCACCCCCGGTGACCCCACCACCAAGCTGCTGTCCAACGCCGACGGAGCGGTGGTCGCCACCGGCGCGGAGTTCCTCACCCACTTGGTGAACCAGGTGTCCAACCCGGTTCGTTGGGATAGGTGCATGACGACGATGATGGACCTCGGCGTCACCGGACTGATCGAACTTCTGCCCGGCGGCACGCTGACCGGTCTGGCCAAGCGCGGCATGCGCGGGGTCACCGGCGTCGCAGTGAAGACGCCGGAGGATCTCGACGCGGCCCGTGAGCTGCTACGGGAGGGAGGACCGTCATGA
- a CDS encoding acyl carrier protein, with protein MAAVTEAEIVEGLGEIVNEIVGIPAEDVQPDKAFIADLDIDSLSMVEVIVAAEERFGVKIPDDEVKNLETVGDAVKFIAANA; from the coding sequence ATGGCAGCTGTGACCGAGGCCGAAATCGTCGAGGGCCTGGGCGAGATCGTCAACGAGATCGTCGGCATCCCCGCCGAGGACGTCCAGCCGGACAAGGCCTTCATCGCGGACCTGGACATCGACTCGCTGTCCATGGTGGAGGTCATCGTGGCGGCCGAGGAGCGCTTCGGCGTGAAGATCCCGGACGACGAGGTCAAGAACCTGGAGACGGTAGGCGACGCGGTGAAGTTCATCGCCGCGAACGCCTGA
- a CDS encoding PHP domain-containing protein, producing MSDRDPLADLGQIAFLLERAHEPTYRVRAFRNAAAVIAALPEGELQARVAAGTLEELKGIGEATAGTITESLAGTLPGYLAKLAARAPASVAPGGEAIRAALRGDLHSHSDWSDGGSPIEEMAGTAADVIGHSYLVLTDHSPRLTVARGLTAERLRRQLDVVAEINERLAPFRLLTGIEVDILEDGSLDQDPELLARLDVVVASVHSKLRMDAESMTRRMVMAIANPHTDVLGHCTGRIVGRHPEAVAEGSVGQSDGKRGGSRGRPESEFDAELVFAACARFDVAVELNSRPERLDPPKRLIHIAVEAGCRFAIDSDAHAPGQLDWQPHGCVRAVQCGLTPDQIVNTWDVDELLAWAGRNR from the coding sequence ATGAGCGATCGGGACCCGTTGGCCGACCTGGGGCAGATCGCGTTCCTGCTGGAGCGGGCGCACGAACCGACCTACCGAGTGAGGGCCTTTCGCAATGCCGCTGCGGTGATCGCCGCGCTGCCCGAGGGCGAGCTGCAGGCGCGCGTCGCAGCGGGCACGCTGGAGGAGTTGAAGGGGATCGGCGAGGCGACCGCGGGCACCATCACCGAATCCTTGGCGGGCACGCTGCCGGGCTATCTCGCGAAGCTGGCCGCGCGGGCGCCCGCGTCGGTGGCGCCGGGTGGGGAGGCGATCCGGGCCGCGCTGCGCGGAGACCTGCACTCGCATTCGGACTGGTCGGACGGCGGCAGCCCGATCGAGGAGATGGCCGGCACCGCCGCGGATGTGATCGGGCATTCCTACCTCGTGCTCACCGATCATTCCCCGCGATTGACGGTGGCCAGGGGGCTGACCGCGGAGCGGTTGCGCCGACAGTTGGACGTGGTCGCCGAGATCAACGAGCGGCTGGCGCCGTTCCGGCTGCTCACCGGGATCGAGGTGGACATCCTCGAGGACGGTTCGCTGGACCAGGACCCCGAACTACTGGCCCGGTTGGACGTGGTGGTGGCCAGTGTGCACTCCAAGCTACGCATGGACGCCGAGTCGATGACCCGTCGCATGGTGATGGCGATCGCCAACCCGCACACCGATGTGCTCGGCCACTGCACCGGGCGCATCGTCGGCCGGCATCCCGAGGCGGTAGCCGAGGGATCAGTGGGGCAGTCGGACGGTAAGCGCGGCGGTAGTCGCGGCCGGCCGGAGTCGGAGTTCGACGCGGAGCTGGTGTTCGCTGCCTGTGCCCGCTTCGACGTGGCAGTGGAGCTCAACTCCCGGCCGGAGCGGTTGGACCCGCCCAAGCGGCTGATCCACATCGCCGTCGAGGCCGGCTGCCGGTTCGCCATCGACTCCGACGCGCACGCGCCGGGGCAGCTGGACTGGCAGC
- a CDS encoding beta-ketoacyl-ACP synthase III yields the protein MTGRIRTGEGAAYSRLLGVGGYRPAQVVTNDDICRHIDSTDEWIRSRSGIAVRRFAAPEETIQDMSVAAGGKAIAAAGISPEQIGLVIVASCTTTVQIPAAAPEVAHRLGSTAAAAFDVNIACAGFCHGVALGDSLIRSGAAEYALIIGTEKFSPLVDPTDRSIAFIFGDGSGAAVLGPADTPGVGPVVWGADGAQASAIIMDGDWVKKATAGERAWLTMNGQQVFRWAAFEMAPVARRAVEAAGLTLDDLDAFIPHQANMRITDAMARALKLPSHVNIARDIAETGNTSAASIPLAMETMLERGEARSGDTALLIGFGAGLSFAAQVVTIP from the coding sequence ATGACCGGTCGGATCCGCACCGGCGAGGGCGCCGCCTACAGCCGCTTGCTCGGCGTGGGCGGCTATCGGCCCGCGCAGGTGGTCACCAACGACGACATCTGCCGGCACATCGACTCGACAGACGAGTGGATCCGCTCCCGCTCCGGCATCGCCGTTCGCCGCTTCGCCGCGCCCGAGGAGACCATCCAGGACATGTCGGTGGCCGCGGGCGGCAAGGCCATCGCCGCGGCCGGCATCAGCCCGGAGCAGATCGGCCTGGTGATCGTGGCTTCCTGCACCACCACCGTGCAGATCCCGGCCGCGGCGCCGGAAGTGGCGCACCGGCTGGGATCCACCGCAGCCGCGGCCTTCGACGTGAACATCGCCTGCGCCGGGTTCTGCCACGGGGTCGCCCTGGGTGACTCGCTGATCCGCTCCGGTGCCGCCGAGTACGCGTTGATCATCGGCACCGAGAAGTTCTCCCCGCTGGTCGACCCGACCGACCGCAGCATCGCGTTCATCTTCGGCGACGGCTCCGGCGCGGCGGTGCTCGGTCCCGCGGACACTCCCGGCGTCGGCCCGGTGGTCTGGGGCGCGGACGGTGCCCAGGCCTCGGCCATCATCATGGACGGCGATTGGGTGAAGAAGGCCACCGCGGGAGAGCGTGCCTGGCTGACCATGAACGGACAGCAGGTCTTCCGCTGGGCGGCCTTCGAAATGGCCCCGGTGGCCCGCCGAGCCGTCGAGGCGGCCGGCCTGACCCTCGACGACCTGGACGCCTTCATCCCCCACCAGGCCAACATGCGTATCACCGACGCCATGGCCCGGGCACTTAAGCTGCCCAGCCACGTGAATATCGCCCGCGACATCGCGGAAACCGGTAACACCTCGGCGGCCAGCATCCCGTTGGCCATGGAGACCATGCTGGAACGCGGTGAGGCCCGCAGCGGCGACACCGCACTACTGATCGGCTTCGGGGCCGGCCTGAGCTTCGCCGCGCAGGTGGTCACAATTCCCTAG
- the fabF gene encoding beta-ketoacyl-ACP synthase II, with amino-acid sequence MSNTTVVVTGLGATTPVGGDVPSTWEALLSGTSGIAGLTEDWAEQLPVRIAGRIAVEPSEVLDRVQARRMDRGSQLALIAGREAWADAGGEAIGVDNERLGVVVATGIGGIITLLNTYDTLNNKGPRLVSPLAIPMLIPNAAAVAVGLEIGAKAGVHTPVSACASGAEALAMGLEMIRSGRADVVVAGGTEAAIHPLPIAAFAAMKAMSIRNDEPERASHPYDKARDGFVLGEGAGCVVLESEEHARARGAKIYCTLAGAGRTADAHHVAQPDPEGHGVARALRFAVEDAKLTVADLAHVNAHATSTPQGDIAEVFALRAVFGDAVDNIVVTGTKSMTGHLLGGAGAIESVFTALAIKQRKVPPTINVDDQDDEATIDLVRVEPRALRSGDIAALNNSFGFGGHNVCLVFTS; translated from the coding sequence ATGAGCAACACCACTGTCGTCGTCACCGGTCTGGGTGCGACCACCCCCGTCGGTGGGGACGTGCCGTCCACCTGGGAAGCGCTGCTCAGCGGCACGTCCGGCATCGCGGGGCTGACCGAGGACTGGGCCGAGCAACTGCCCGTCCGGATTGCCGGCCGGATCGCCGTCGAACCGAGCGAGGTCCTGGACCGGGTGCAGGCCCGCCGGATGGACCGCGGCAGCCAGCTGGCGCTGATCGCCGGGCGTGAGGCATGGGCCGACGCGGGCGGCGAGGCCATCGGGGTGGACAACGAGCGCCTCGGCGTCGTGGTCGCCACCGGCATCGGCGGCATCATCACCCTGCTCAACACCTACGACACCCTCAACAACAAGGGACCACGACTGGTCTCGCCGCTGGCGATCCCCATGCTGATCCCGAACGCCGCTGCGGTCGCGGTCGGCCTCGAGATCGGCGCGAAGGCCGGCGTGCACACCCCGGTCAGCGCCTGCGCGTCCGGCGCCGAGGCGCTCGCCATGGGCCTGGAGATGATCCGCAGCGGCCGCGCGGACGTCGTGGTGGCCGGTGGCACCGAGGCCGCGATTCACCCGCTGCCGATCGCCGCGTTCGCCGCGATGAAGGCCATGTCCATCCGCAACGACGAGCCCGAGCGCGCCTCGCACCCCTACGACAAGGCCCGCGACGGCTTCGTGCTCGGCGAGGGCGCCGGCTGCGTGGTGCTCGAGTCCGAGGAGCACGCCAGAGCCCGCGGCGCCAAGATTTACTGCACGCTGGCCGGCGCCGGCCGGACCGCCGACGCGCACCACGTCGCACAGCCCGACCCCGAGGGCCACGGGGTGGCCCGGGCACTGCGCTTCGCCGTCGAGGACGCGAAGCTCACCGTCGCGGACCTGGCGCACGTCAATGCCCACGCCACCTCGACCCCGCAGGGCGACATCGCCGAGGTGTTCGCGCTGCGCGCCGTCTTCGGCGACGCCGTGGACAACATCGTGGTCACCGGCACCAAGTCGATGACCGGCCACCTGCTCGGCGGCGCGGGCGCCATCGAGTCGGTGTTCACCGCCCTGGCGATCAAGCAACGCAAGGTGCCGCCGACGATCAACGTCGACGACCAGGACGACGAGGCCACCATCGACCTGGTCCGGGTCGAACCGCGCGCCCTGCGCTCGGGCGACATCGCCGCACTGAACAACTCGTTCGGCTTCGGCGGGCACAACGTCTGCCTGGTCTTCACCTCCTGA
- a CDS encoding helix-turn-helix domain-containing protein, translating to MPAPPRARKSTSAHDHPRTVRRVTAASGMISTAALDRMQDELPWYREMAAESRSWIGLIVQAGVNNFCAWLDDPHRGARLPVEVFSAAPPEMTRAVSLLQTVELVRITVDVIEGRIEELAAPGEADWLHTALLRYSRELAFAAAQIYAAAAETRGAWDARLEAVIVDAILRDEPDEALHSRAAALGWSQPGSVAVIVGSTPGQDPAVVAKAVHRIGRHAQVDVLAGVQGERLVVIVGGTEDAGRAATIFAPAFGPGPVVVGSAVPDLAAAARSAADALSGLRAAAAWPEAPRPVAAEDLLAERAIAGDERAKRQLVDEVYRPLTEAGASVLETVTAFLELASSLEATARMLFVHPNTVRYRLRRVTDVTGLVPTNSRSAFTLRIALTLGRLEPTEPEL from the coding sequence ATGCCGGCGCCGCCCCGGGCGAGGAAATCCACCTCCGCCCACGACCACCCGCGCACCGTGCGCCGGGTCACCGCCGCCTCCGGCATGATCTCCACGGCTGCGCTGGACCGGATGCAGGACGAACTGCCCTGGTACCGGGAGATGGCCGCGGAGAGCCGGTCCTGGATCGGGCTGATCGTGCAGGCCGGGGTGAACAACTTCTGCGCCTGGCTGGACGACCCGCACCGCGGCGCGCGGCTGCCGGTGGAGGTGTTCTCCGCGGCCCCGCCGGAGATGACCCGGGCGGTGTCCCTGCTGCAGACCGTGGAGTTGGTCCGGATCACCGTGGACGTGATCGAGGGCCGCATCGAAGAACTGGCCGCGCCCGGCGAGGCGGACTGGCTGCACACCGCGCTGCTTCGCTACTCCCGCGAACTGGCGTTCGCCGCAGCGCAGATCTACGCCGCGGCCGCGGAGACCCGCGGCGCCTGGGACGCCCGCCTGGAGGCGGTGATCGTGGACGCGATTTTGCGCGACGAACCCGACGAGGCACTGCACTCCCGGGCCGCCGCGCTGGGCTGGTCGCAGCCCGGCTCGGTCGCCGTGATCGTGGGCAGCACGCCCGGCCAGGACCCGGCCGTGGTGGCCAAGGCGGTGCACCGCATCGGCCGGCACGCGCAGGTGGACGTGCTCGCCGGCGTGCAGGGCGAACGTCTGGTGGTAATCGTCGGCGGCACCGAGGATGCCGGCCGGGCGGCCACGATTTTCGCCCCGGCCTTCGGACCGGGGCCGGTGGTGGTCGGGTCGGCGGTGCCCGACCTGGCGGCCGCGGCTCGATCTGCGGCCGACGCGCTGTCCGGCCTGCGGGCCGCCGCGGCCTGGCCGGAGGCACCCCGCCCGGTGGCCGCCGAGGACCTGCTGGCCGAGCGCGCCATCGCCGGCGACGAGCGCGCCAAGCGGCAGTTGGTGGACGAGGTGTACCGGCCGCTGACCGAGGCGGGCGCGTCGGTGCTGGAGACCGTAACGGCGTTTTTAGAACTCGCGAGTTCCCTGGAGGCGACCGCCCGGATGTTGTTCGTTCACCCCAACACGGTCCGCTATCGACTACGCCGTGTGACTGACGTCACCGGCCTTGTCCCCACGAATTCCCGCTCGGCGTTCACCCTGCGTATAGCGCTCACGCTGGGCAGACTCGAACCGACCGAGCCCGAATTGTAG